A genome region from Actinomycetota bacterium includes the following:
- a CDS encoding phenylalanine--tRNA ligase subunit beta, translating into MRVPLSWLAEFVTVQLPLDELLEVMGRNGLEVEEVRTPGAGVRDVRLTRVVEVAEHPRADKLVVVTVDDGDGQRTVCAGARNIAPGDLVPLAAPGATLPDGRGGTLTIERRDMRGVVSDGMLCSARELQVADDHAGIMVVDPAELPGRAAPGTDIHALMPLGEPVIEVAIPADRGDLHSVYGVARDLAAILDVELAPPPDPTGSSHVRGDHGTVPITVDAADGCSRYVGWVVGDVVPGPSPWWLRRRLEVCGIRSLTNLVDVTNYVMLELGQPLHAFDLATLAGPAIVVRWAVPGEQLTTLDGRTRQLQPTDLVIADRDRAVALAGVMGGRDTEVGTTTRDVLLESATFDPAAVRRTARRLGVPSQASVRFERGVDPEGA; encoded by the coding sequence ATGCGCGTCCCACTGTCCTGGCTCGCCGAGTTCGTCACGGTCCAGCTGCCGCTCGACGAGCTGCTGGAGGTGATGGGCCGCAACGGTCTCGAGGTCGAGGAGGTCCGCACCCCCGGTGCCGGTGTGCGTGACGTGCGGCTGACCAGGGTGGTGGAGGTCGCTGAGCATCCCCGCGCCGACAAGCTGGTCGTGGTCACGGTCGACGACGGCGACGGCCAGCGCACGGTCTGCGCCGGGGCGCGGAACATCGCGCCCGGCGACCTCGTCCCGCTGGCCGCGCCCGGGGCCACGCTCCCCGACGGGCGGGGCGGGACGCTCACGATCGAGCGCCGCGACATGCGCGGCGTCGTCAGCGACGGGATGCTGTGCTCGGCGCGTGAGCTGCAGGTCGCCGACGACCACGCCGGCATCATGGTCGTCGACCCGGCCGAACTCCCCGGGCGGGCCGCACCCGGCACCGACATCCACGCGCTCATGCCGCTGGGCGAACCGGTGATCGAGGTCGCCATTCCCGCCGACCGTGGCGACCTGCATTCGGTGTACGGCGTGGCCCGCGACCTGGCCGCGATCCTGGACGTCGAGCTCGCCCCGCCGCCGGATCCCACGGGCTCATCCCACGTCCGCGGCGACCACGGCACCGTCCCGATCACCGTCGACGCTGCCGACGGGTGCAGCCGGTACGTGGGGTGGGTGGTGGGCGACGTCGTCCCAGGCCCGTCGCCGTGGTGGCTGCGGCGACGGTTGGAGGTGTGCGGGATCCGGTCGCTGACCAACCTGGTCGACGTGACCAACTACGTGATGCTCGAACTCGGCCAGCCACTGCACGCCTTCGACCTGGCCACGTTGGCCGGACCCGCGATCGTCGTGCGCTGGGCGGTGCCGGGGGAGCAGCTGACGACCCTCGATGGACGCACCCGGCAACTGCAGCCCACCGACCTGGTGATCGCCGACCGCGACCGGGCGGTGGCGCTGGCAGGGGTGATGGGCGGCCGCGACACCGAGGTCGGGACCACCACCCGCGACGTCCTGCTGGAGTCGGCCACGTTCGACCCGGCGGCGGTGCGCCGCACCGCGCGCCGGCTCGGCGTCCCGTCGCAGGCCAGCGTCCGCTTCGAGCGCGGTGTCGACCCTGAGGGCGCC